The proteins below are encoded in one region of Loxodonta africana isolate mLoxAfr1 chromosome 5, mLoxAfr1.hap2, whole genome shotgun sequence:
- the THAP6 gene encoding THAP domain-containing protein 6 isoform X1 translates to MVKCCSAIGCASRCLPNSKLKGLTFHVFPTDENMKRKWVLAMKRLDVNAAGIWEPKKGDVLCSRHFKKTDFDRSAPNIKLKPGVIPSIFDSPSHLQLNSPEVYLLPCGFCDFLRLITLQCLSDQLETASLSSMAYYVPDAILNTLHILTQSWQQLCEGKREKLHCRKSITLKTLPVTNNNRQLVGASSCIEEFQSQFIFEHSYSVMDSPKKLKLKLDYVIRELEDAKESLRNVLDREKQFQKSLRKTIRELKDECLISQETANRLEAFCWECCQDSIEQDYIS, encoded by the exons ATGGTGAAATGTTGCTCTGCCATTGGGTGTGCTTCTCGCTGTTTGCCAAATTCCAAGTTAAAAGGATTGACATTTCACGT attccCCACAGACGAAAACATGAAGAGAAAATGGGTATTAGCAATGAAAAGACTTGATGTGAATGCTGCAGGAATTTGGGAGCCTAAAAAAGGAGATGTGTTGTGTTCAAGGCACTTTAAAAAAACAGATTTTGACAGAAGTGCTCCAAACATTAAACTCAAACCTGGAGTCATACCTTCTATCTTTGATTCCCCATCTCATTTACAG CTAAACAGTCCAGAAGTGTACCTGCTCCCATGTGGTTTTTGTGACTTTCTGCGGTTGATAACATTGCAGTGCCTGAGTGACCAACTAGAGACTGCCTCACTTTCTTCCAT ggcttattatgtgccagacgcTATCTTAAACACTTTGCATATCTTAACTCAATCCTGGCAACAACTATGtgag GGGAAAAGAGAGAAACTTCACTGTAGAAAAAGCATCACCCTCAAAACTCTCCCGGTCACAAACAACAATCGCCAGCTTGTTGGTGCTTCCTCGTGTATTGAAGAGTTCCAATCCCAGTTCATTTTT GAACATAGCTACAGTGTAATGGACAGTCCAAAGAAACTTAAGCTTAAATTAGATTATGTGATCCGCGAGCTAGAGGATGCCAAGGAAAGCCTGCGGAATGTTTTAGACCGAGAAAAACAATTCCAAAAATCACTGAGGAAGACAATCAGGGAATTAAAGGATGAATGTCTCATCAGTCAAGAAACAGCAAATAGACTGGAAGCTTTCTGTTGGGAGTGCTGTCAAGACAGCATAGAACAAGACTATATTTCCTGA
- the THAP6 gene encoding THAP domain-containing protein 6 isoform X2 — protein MVKCCSAIGCASRCLPNSKLKGLTFHVFPTDENMKRKWVLAMKRLDVNAAGIWEPKKGDVLCSRHFKKTDFDRSAPNIKLKPGVIPSIFDSPSHLQGKREKLHCRKSITLKTLPVTNNNRQLVGASSCIEEFQSQFIFEHSYSVMDSPKKLKLKLDYVIRELEDAKESLRNVLDREKQFQKSLRKTIRELKDECLISQETANRLEAFCWECCQDSIEQDYIS, from the exons ATGGTGAAATGTTGCTCTGCCATTGGGTGTGCTTCTCGCTGTTTGCCAAATTCCAAGTTAAAAGGATTGACATTTCACGT attccCCACAGACGAAAACATGAAGAGAAAATGGGTATTAGCAATGAAAAGACTTGATGTGAATGCTGCAGGAATTTGGGAGCCTAAAAAAGGAGATGTGTTGTGTTCAAGGCACTTTAAAAAAACAGATTTTGACAGAAGTGCTCCAAACATTAAACTCAAACCTGGAGTCATACCTTCTATCTTTGATTCCCCATCTCATTTACAG GGGAAAAGAGAGAAACTTCACTGTAGAAAAAGCATCACCCTCAAAACTCTCCCGGTCACAAACAACAATCGCCAGCTTGTTGGTGCTTCCTCGTGTATTGAAGAGTTCCAATCCCAGTTCATTTTT GAACATAGCTACAGTGTAATGGACAGTCCAAAGAAACTTAAGCTTAAATTAGATTATGTGATCCGCGAGCTAGAGGATGCCAAGGAAAGCCTGCGGAATGTTTTAGACCGAGAAAAACAATTCCAAAAATCACTGAGGAAGACAATCAGGGAATTAAAGGATGAATGTCTCATCAGTCAAGAAACAGCAAATAGACTGGAAGCTTTCTGTTGGGAGTGCTGTCAAGACAGCATAGAACAAGACTATATTTCCTGA